The following coding sequences are from one Sphingomonadaceae bacterium OTU29LAMAA1 window:
- a CDS encoding alpha/beta hydrolase gives MADAFPQPPLAPTVSSAAQAALAPLLAMIAQPQPEMSLMQQRAFADAMMSAVVQARAGRHAVTVGPDVLGGVPIHMVTPDGMTPDPAGLLLLNFHGGGFTLNSGSIVESIPIADLTGIPVASVLYRLAPEAPYPAAVDDALAAYRAAIVTRRPDQVAIFGTSAGAVLCGQLLARLKSEGLPLPAGAGIFSGSGDMALSGDIEGYLPPLLPNKALTEVVAPYVGSADRHDPLMSPIYGPLDGLPPTLLMSSTRDVLLSQTVRFHLALRAAGNKADLFVYEGMPHAFWAFADCPETEAAFAEQARFLKACLSV, from the coding sequence ATGGCCGACGCCTTCCCGCAGCCCCCTCTTGCGCCAACGGTCAGTTCAGCTGCTCAGGCCGCACTCGCTCCGCTACTCGCAATGATTGCGCAACCGCAGCCGGAAATGAGCCTAATGCAACAGCGTGCCTTCGCGGACGCGATGATGAGTGCCGTTGTGCAGGCGAGGGCTGGCCGCCACGCCGTCACGGTCGGACCGGACGTGCTTGGTGGCGTGCCGATCCATATGGTCACTCCGGACGGGATGACACCAGATCCGGCAGGCCTCTTGCTCCTAAACTTCCATGGCGGCGGTTTTACGTTGAATTCGGGCTCGATCGTCGAGTCTATTCCCATTGCCGACCTCACGGGCATTCCAGTGGCGTCGGTGTTGTACCGGCTCGCGCCCGAGGCGCCTTATCCCGCCGCAGTGGACGATGCCCTAGCCGCCTATCGCGCCGCGATCGTGACGCGCAGGCCTGACCAAGTCGCCATTTTCGGCACGTCGGCCGGCGCAGTGTTGTGCGGGCAGTTGCTCGCGCGACTGAAGAGCGAAGGGCTGCCACTGCCAGCAGGCGCAGGCATATTCTCCGGGTCTGGCGACATGGCACTTTCGGGCGATATCGAGGGATATTTGCCCCCGCTGCTTCCGAACAAGGCGTTGACCGAGGTCGTGGCGCCGTACGTCGGGTCGGCCGACCGACATGATCCCCTGATGTCGCCTATCTATGGACCCTTGGATGGGTTGCCGCCGACGTTGTTGATGTCGAGCACGCGCGACGTGCTTCTCAGCCAGACGGTGCGCTTTCATCTAGCCCTGCGCGCAGCAGGCAATAAGGCCGATCTGTTCGTCTACGAGGGTATGCCGCATGCTTTCTGGGCTTTTGCGGATTGCCCAGAAACGGAGGCAGCGTTCGCCGAACAAGCGAGATTTCTCAAAGCTTGTTTATCGGTTTAA
- a CDS encoding alpha/beta hydrolase, whose amino-acid sequence MAEAEPTMRDLPALREAMAAQGRIRPAAEVVVESHQADAVPLRIYRPIGAAVADRPLLVFLHGGGWVLGDLDTHDACCRQLCVAADCAILAVGYRLAPEHPFPAALDDVMTAWRWTRAQAKVLGFDPRCVAIGGESAGANLAAAVTFVLRDGGADQPLFQFLVHPPTDLRLEQPSIDTVPGMSRSFLGECVAAYAGRASLDDPRLSPLRATDHAGLAPAVVITVANDPLRDDGEHYALALARAGCDVGVQRLPDLPHGFMFLPATLPEIAASFHLLGDRIARYFQTL is encoded by the coding sequence ATGGCCGAAGCCGAACCCACGATGAGGGATCTGCCAGCACTACGCGAAGCAATGGCGGCGCAGGGCCGCATACGTCCTGCGGCCGAGGTGGTGGTCGAAAGTCATCAGGCGGATGCCGTGCCGCTGCGGATCTATCGGCCGATTGGCGCGGCAGTGGCAGATCGTCCGCTTCTGGTGTTTCTGCACGGCGGCGGTTGGGTCCTTGGTGATCTGGATACGCATGACGCATGCTGCCGGCAACTTTGCGTGGCGGCGGACTGCGCAATCCTCGCTGTCGGCTATCGCTTGGCGCCCGAGCATCCGTTCCCAGCCGCACTGGACGATGTGATGACGGCATGGCGCTGGACGCGGGCCCAGGCGAAGGTGCTCGGTTTTGATCCGCGCTGCGTCGCGATCGGGGGAGAGAGCGCGGGCGCGAACCTGGCGGCGGCGGTGACGTTCGTCCTGCGCGACGGAGGCGCAGACCAGCCGCTGTTCCAGTTCCTCGTACACCCGCCCACGGACCTGCGCTTGGAGCAGCCGAGTATCGACACTGTGCCTGGGATGAGCCGGTCGTTCCTGGGCGAATGTGTTGCTGCCTATGCCGGAAGGGCGTCGCTCGACGACCCGCGGCTGTCGCCGCTGCGCGCCACTGACCACGCGGGCCTCGCCCCCGCAGTCGTCATCACCGTCGCCAACGATCCGCTACGCGACGACGGCGAACATTACGCTTTGGCATTGGCGCGCGCGGGCTGCGATGTCGGTGTGCAGCGCCTGCCGGACTTGCCGCATGGATTCATGTTCTTGCCCGCGACCCTGCCGGAAATTGCGGCATCGTTCCACTTGCTCGGCGATCGCATCGCGCGATACTTCCAAACGCTGTGA